A genomic segment from Triticum dicoccoides isolate Atlit2015 ecotype Zavitan chromosome 1A, WEW_v2.0, whole genome shotgun sequence encodes:
- the LOC119275515 gene encoding beta-amylase 3, chloroplastic-like, producing MALTLRSSTSFLAPLDPCSKLLHRPEDAPPSSVAVPQAPARLRALRAAAQAPPAPMELLHGQVQQANAGGGRPSRGGVPVFVMLPLDTVGPRGQVSRARALAVSLMALRSAGVEGVMVDVWWGVVERDGPGRYDWEGYAELVRMVERAGLRLQMVMSFHQCGGNVGDSCNIPLPPWVLEEVSADPDIVYTDRSGRRNPEYISLGCDTLPVLKGRTPVQVYSDYMRSFRDRFAGYLGTVIAEVQVGLGPCGELRYPSYPEANGTWSFPGIGEFQCYDKYMRASLQAAAVAAGHENWGTSGPHDAGEYKQFPEETGFFRRDGTWSTEYGHFFLKWYSGMLLEHGDRVLAAAEAIFGGTGVTLSAKVAGIHWHYRTRSHAAELTAGYYNTRHHDGYEPIAQMLARHGTVLNFTCMEMKDEQQPGHAGCSPELLVQQVRAAARAARVELAGENALERYDEQAFAQVAATAEAAGLSAFTYLRMNRNLFEGDNWRRFVAFVKTMADGGARTALPRCDTGQSDLYVGFVDAAKEQRAPESEAAAAL from the exons ATGGCGCTGACGCTGCGGTCCTCGACGTCCTTCCTCGCGCCGCTCGACCCTTGCTCCAAGCTCCTCCACAGGCCCGAGGACGCGCCGCCCTCCTCCGTCGCCGTCCCGCAGGCGCCCGCCCGGCTCCGCGCCCTCAGGGCGGCCGCGCAGGCCCCGCCGGCGCCGATGGAGCTGCTGCACGGCCAGGTCCAGCAGGCGAACGCGGGCGGCGGCCGGCCGAGCAGGGGCGGGGTGCCGGTGTTCGTGATGCTGCCGCTTGACACGGTGGGCCCCCGGGGCCAGGTGTCGCGCGCACGGGCGCTGGCGGTGAGTCTGATGGCGCTGCGGAGCGCCGGGGTGGAGGGCGTCATGGTGGACGTGTGGTGGGGCGTGGTGGAGCGCGACGGCCCCGGGCGCTACGACTGGGAGGGCTACGCCGAGCTGGTGCGCATGGTGGAGCGCGCCGGCCTACGGCTCCAGATGGTCATGTCCTTCCATCAGTGCGGCGGCAACGTCGGTGACTCCTGCAA CATCCCGTTGCCGCCATGGGTTCTGGAGGAGGTGAGCGCCGACCCGGACATCGTGTACACGGACAGGTCCGGCCGCCGCAACCCCGAGTACATCTCCCTCGGCTGCGACACACTGCCGGTGCTCAAGGGCCGGACCCCCGTCCAGGTCTACTCCGACTACATGCGCAGCTTCCGCGACAGGTTCGCCGGCTACCTCGGCACCGTCATCGCCGAGGTCCAGGTTGGCCTGGGCCCCTGCGGCGAGCTGAGGTATCCTTCCTACCCGGAGGCCAACGGGACGTGGAGTTTCCCGGGCATCGGCGAGTTCCAGTGCTACGACAAGTACATGCGGGCGTCGCTGCAGGCGGCGGCCGTGGCGGCGGGGCACGAGAACTGGGGGACAAGTGGGCCGCACGACGCTGGTGAATACAAGCAGTTTCCGGAGGAGACGGGCTTCTTCCGCCGGGACGGCACGTGGAGCACCGAGTACGgccacttcttcctcaagtggtaCTCCGGGATGCTCCTGGAGCACGGCGACCGCGTGCTGGCCGCTGCCGAGGCCATCTTCGGCGGCACTGGCGTCACGCTGTCTGCCAAGGTCGCCGGCATCCACTGGCACTACCGGACCCGCTCCCACGCCGCCGAGCTCACCGCGGGGTACTACAACACGCGGCACCACGACGGGTACGAGCCCATCGCGCAGATGCTGGCCAGGCACGGCACCGTGCTCAACTTCACGTGCATGGAGATGAAGGACGAGCAGCAGCCCGGCCACGCCGGCTGCTCGCCGGAGCTCCTGGTGCAGCAGGTCAGGgccgcggcgcgggcggcgcgcgtGGAGCTCGCTGGCGAGAACGCGCTGGAGCGGTACGACGAGCAGGCGTTCGCGCAGGTGGCCGCCACCGCCGAGGCCGCCGGGCTGAGCGCGTTCACGTACCTGCGCATGAACCGGAACCTGTTCGAGGGCGACAACTGGCGGCGGTTCGTCGCGTTCGTGAAGA